A single genomic interval of Electrophorus electricus isolate fEleEle1 chromosome 2, fEleEle1.pri, whole genome shotgun sequence harbors:
- the tnnt3a gene encoding troponin T type 3a (skeletal, fast) isoform X6, whose amino-acid sequence MSDTEEVDQQEEKPKFKPTAPRIPEGDKVDFDDIQKKRQNKDLIELQGLIDAHFEHRKKEEEELIALKERIEKRRAERAEQQRIIAEKEKERQTRREEERLRREEADAKKKADEEAKKKSALSSMGSQYSSYLQKADSKRGGKKQTEREKKKKILAERRKALNIDHLNEDKLRDKIKELHEWMKTLESEKFDHMERLKKQKYEVLTFRHRIDELQKHSKKGAATRRRK is encoded by the exons AGGAGAAGCCGAAGTTCAA GCCAACAGCTCCCAGGATCCCTGAGGGCGACAAAGTGGACTTTGAT GACATCCAGAAGAAACGCCAGAACAAGGACCTCATTGAGCTGCAGGGCCTGATTGATGCCCACTTCGAGCAtaggaagaaggaggaggaggagctcatCGCTCTCAAGGAGAGAATT GAGAAGCGCAGGGCTGAGAGGGCTGAGCAGCAGAGGATCATAgctgagaaggagaaggagcgcCAGACGAGACGCGAG GAAGAGAGGCTGAGGAGGGAAGAAGCTGATGCTAAGAAGAAAGCAGATGAGGAAGCCAAGAAGAAATCTGCCCTGAGCAGCATGGGCTCTCAGTACAGCAGCTACCTGCAAAAG GCTGACTCTAAGAGAGGTGGCaagaaacagactgagagagagaagaagaagaagatccTGGCTGAGAGGCGCAAGGCCCTTAACATCGATCATCTCAATGAAGACAAGCTGAG GGATAAGATCAAGGAACTGCACGAATGGATGAAGACTCTGGAGTCTGAGAAGTTTGATCACATGGAGAGACTGAAGAAACAGAAGTATGAG GTGCTCACTTTCAGACATCGCATTGATGAGCTGCAGAAACA CAGCAAGAAGGGCGCCGCCACTCGCCGCAGAAAGTAA
- the tnnt3a gene encoding troponin T type 3a (skeletal, fast) isoform X5: protein MSDTEEVDQQVGDEEEKPKFKPTAPRIPEGDKVDFDDIQKKRQNKDLIELQGLIDAHFEHRKKEEEELIALKERIEKRRAERAEQQRIIAEKEKERQTRREEERLRREEADAKKKADEEAKKKSALSSMGSQYSSYLQKADSKRGGKKQTEREKKKKILAERRKALNIDHLNEDKLRDKIKELHEWMKTLESEKFDHMERLKKQKYEVLTFRHRIDELQKHSKKGAATRRRK from the exons AGGAGAAGCCGAAGTTCAA GCCAACAGCTCCCAGGATCCCTGAGGGCGACAAAGTGGACTTTGAT GACATCCAGAAGAAACGCCAGAACAAGGACCTCATTGAGCTGCAGGGCCTGATTGATGCCCACTTCGAGCAtaggaagaaggaggaggaggagctcatCGCTCTCAAGGAGAGAATT GAGAAGCGCAGGGCTGAGAGGGCTGAGCAGCAGAGGATCATAgctgagaaggagaaggagcgcCAGACGAGACGCGAG GAAGAGAGGCTGAGGAGGGAAGAAGCTGATGCTAAGAAGAAAGCAGATGAGGAAGCCAAGAAGAAATCTGCCCTGAGCAGCATGGGCTCTCAGTACAGCAGCTACCTGCAAAAG GCTGACTCTAAGAGAGGTGGCaagaaacagactgagagagagaagaagaagaagatccTGGCTGAGAGGCGCAAGGCCCTTAACATCGATCATCTCAATGAAGACAAGCTGAG GGATAAGATCAAGGAACTGCACGAATGGATGAAGACTCTGGAGTCTGAGAAGTTTGATCACATGGAGAGACTGAAGAAACAGAAGTATGAG GTGCTCACTTTCAGACATCGCATTGATGAGCTGCAGAAACA CAGCAAGAAGGGCGCCGCCACTCGCCGCAGAAAGTAA
- the myod1 gene encoding myoblast determination protein 1 homolog, whose product MELSDIPFNITSADDFYDDPCFNTNDMHFFEDLDPRLVHVSLLKPDEHSHIEDEHIRAPSGHHQAGRCLLWACKACKRKTTNADRRKAATMRERRRLSKVNDAFETLKRCTSTNPNQRLPKVEILRNAISYIESLQALLRSQEDNYYPVLEQYSGDSDASSPRSNCSDGMMDFNAPPCPSGRRNSYDNSYFNETQNGDVRNNKNTVVSSLDCLSSIVERISTETPACPVLSVHEASDGSPCSPQDGSTLSEPAAPTPSPTKCPQSAQDPIYQVL is encoded by the exons ATGGAGCTGTCGGATATTCCGTTCAACATCACCTCTGCTGACGATTTCTACGACGACCCTTGCTTCAACACAAACGACATGCACTTCTTCGAGGACCTGGACCCCAGACTCGTCCACGTGAGCTTACTCAAACCGGACGAACATAGTCACATCGAGGACGAGCACATTCGGGCGCCGAGCGGCCACCATCAGGCGGGCAGGTGTCTCCTGTGGGCATGCAAAGCCTGCAAAAGGAAAACCACTAACGCGGATCGGCGTAAAGCTGCGACCATGAGAGAAAGGAGACGTCTGAGCAAGGTCAACGACGCCTTCGAAACCCTGAAGAGATGCACGTCCACCAATCCCAACCAGAGGCTTCCCAAGGTGGAGATACTGCGGAACGCCATCAGTTATATCGAGTCCCTGCAGGCTTTGCTCAGAAGTCAAGAAGACAACTATTACCCGGTTCTGGAACAATACAGCGGCGACTCAGACGCATCCAGTCCCAGGTCCAACTGTTCGGACGGCATG ATGGATTTTAATGCCCCCCCGTGCCCGTCTGGAAGGCGAAACAGTTATGACAACTCCTACTTCAACGAGACTCAAAATG ggGACGTGCGGAATAACAAGAATACAGTCGTCTCGAGCTTGGATTGTCTGTCCAGTATCGTGGAAAGAATCTCAACGGAGACTCCCGCGTGTCCGGTGCTGTCAGTGCACGAGGCCTCTGACGGCAGCCCGTGCTCCCCGCAGGACGGATCTACCCTGAGCGAGCCGGCGGCGCCCACGCCCTCTCCGACTAAGTGCCCCCAGTCGGCTCAGGACCCCATCTACCAAGTGCTGTAG